A genomic stretch from Flavobacterium humidisoli includes:
- a CDS encoding helix-turn-helix domain-containing protein translates to MNLDFYQPKNEILKKYIEGYYFISKDKNSGSVKYLTFPNNFCILTTNEDIEVEIQNNEVILKSSPDKNIMTCVVSRYTKPIKIHYKELINEVTIYFKPLGIGQFLSDSKSIFSESTILDFTFMPDFNAKMIEIFNLDKDRQSQELEDYLLSKLQVKDFSLIEKILADIETDEKIEEIALKHQMSRQYLNKLFTKHIGKSPSEYRKIHRFRNSILKQKQSKNFSELSQYDFYDQSHFIRNFKELTNRKPQIFFKNIDTEKENIWLFV, encoded by the coding sequence ATGAATCTGGATTTTTATCAGCCGAAAAATGAAATTTTAAAAAAATATATTGAAGGGTATTACTTTATTTCAAAAGATAAAAATTCGGGCTCTGTAAAATATCTAACTTTCCCTAATAATTTCTGCATTCTAACTACCAATGAAGATATAGAGGTTGAAATACAAAATAACGAAGTCATCCTAAAGTCATCGCCAGATAAAAATATCATGACATGTGTAGTTTCACGTTATACCAAACCTATTAAAATTCATTACAAAGAACTTATAAATGAAGTTACGATTTACTTTAAACCATTAGGAATAGGTCAATTTTTATCAGATTCAAAAAGTATTTTTTCAGAAAGTACTATTTTGGATTTTACTTTTATGCCTGACTTTAATGCTAAAATGATTGAAATTTTCAATTTGGACAAAGACAGACAAAGTCAGGAGCTTGAAGATTATCTGCTTTCTAAATTACAAGTCAAAGATTTTTCTTTAATTGAAAAAATACTTGCCGATATTGAAACAGATGAAAAGATTGAAGAAATCGCTCTTAAACATCAAATGAGCAGGCAATATTTGAATAAGCTCTTCACAAAACATATTGGGAAATCACCTTCAGAGTACCGAAAAATTCATCGTTTTAGAAACTCAATCCTTAAGCAGAAGCAAAGCAAGAATTTTTCTGAGTTATCTCAGTACGATTTTTACGATCAATCTCATTTTATTCGAAACTTTAAAGAGCTTACAAACAGGAAACCACAAATATTTTTCAAAAATATAGATACAGAAAAAGAAAATATTTGGCTGTTTGTCTAA
- a CDS encoding SDR family NAD(P)-dependent oxidoreductase: MKNEGKYTNDLKGKTVVITGASSGVGRAAAEAFAHEGCNLVLAARGWKGINEVVEFCRALNVPVVGVSADTSIAKDVEKVATEALAMSGKIDIWINNAGVMASGKFEEIPLEIHQQVIKTNLFGYMHGAYNAIKIFKNQNHGILINNISIGGFMPAPYSAVYSASKFGIKGMMECLQGEISNRRHIHVCNLYPQLQNSTGNLHSAKYSGFEIKIPFIASDPRETAAKMVYLAKHPKKDLFPDFKAAAITTTYKLFPKLISNTASTALRLKMKLNQNKENNPGNVLTNSKEPLRVYGKLPSKTDSNFAKTAIMGLGIAAALFLVLKKSS; encoded by the coding sequence ATGAAGAATGAAGGAAAATATACCAATGATCTAAAAGGAAAAACAGTTGTTATAACGGGTGCAAGCAGTGGTGTTGGCCGTGCAGCCGCAGAAGCTTTTGCTCATGAAGGATGCAATTTAGTTCTAGCAGCCAGAGGTTGGAAAGGTATTAATGAAGTTGTAGAATTTTGCCGAGCATTAAATGTTCCTGTTGTGGGTGTTTCGGCAGATACTTCTATAGCCAAAGATGTAGAGAAAGTTGCCACAGAAGCCCTCGCTATGAGCGGTAAAATCGATATCTGGATCAATAATGCCGGAGTGATGGCAAGTGGAAAATTTGAAGAAATTCCGTTAGAAATTCATCAGCAGGTTATAAAAACCAATTTATTTGGATATATGCATGGAGCTTATAACGCAATCAAAATTTTTAAAAATCAAAATCACGGTATTTTAATTAATAATATATCAATTGGTGGTTTTATGCCCGCGCCTTACAGTGCTGTATATTCTGCATCAAAATTTGGTATTAAAGGTATGATGGAATGTTTGCAGGGAGAAATTTCTAATCGCAGACATATTCATGTTTGCAATCTCTATCCTCAATTACAAAATTCTACAGGAAATCTTCACTCTGCTAAGTATTCGGGTTTTGAAATCAAAATTCCTTTTATTGCTTCTGATCCCCGCGAAACTGCGGCTAAAATGGTTTATTTGGCAAAACATCCTAAAAAAGATTTGTTTCCTGATTTTAAAGCAGCCGCAATTACTACTACCTATAAATTGTTTCCAAAATTAATTAGTAATACAGCATCGACAGCACTTCGTCTAAAAATGAAACTCAACCAAAATAAGGAAAACAATCCTGGAAATGTGCTTACCAATTCGAAAGAGCCATTACGAGTTTACGGGAAACTGCCTTCAAAAACAGATTCTAATTTTGCTAAAACTGCAATTATGGGATTAGGCATCGCAGCCGCTTTATTTTTAGTTCTTAAAAAATCTTCTTAA